From a single Micromonospora pallida genomic region:
- a CDS encoding DUF6346 domain-containing protein, translated as MTAIRRSARIVGVVKILAISALIAVTAATVSFGIRTVGSSYSGTGLGIAENRMSGLATPKSCWDVGPISSYGFGYWWSCAAQVRMSDGRVLDIETDASTLRPGERDVPMVESCQKSRPSKCVYTQPGNFALALGVRLLRAVSALVTVIGAVVAGAVLVSALRGRRRYGGLAESGHSGDVSNSDPIG; from the coding sequence GTGACTGCTATCCGGCGTTCCGCCCGCATCGTCGGTGTTGTCAAAATTCTCGCGATCAGTGCGCTGATCGCAGTCACAGCTGCTACAGTTTCGTTCGGGATTAGGACGGTCGGAAGTTCCTACAGCGGCACCGGGTTGGGGATCGCTGAGAACCGGATGAGCGGTCTCGCCACTCCAAAATCCTGCTGGGATGTGGGTCCGATATCGTCGTATGGGTTCGGCTATTGGTGGTCTTGTGCTGCGCAGGTGAGAATGAGCGACGGAAGGGTTCTCGACATCGAGACCGATGCGTCGACACTCCGTCCTGGCGAGCGCGATGTGCCGATGGTGGAGTCCTGCCAGAAGAGCCGCCCTTCTAAGTGCGTGTACACGCAGCCGGGAAACTTTGCTCTCGCTCTCGGTGTGCGACTACTTCGCGCGGTCTCGGCTCTGGTGACCGTCATTGGTGCGGTAGTAGCGGGTGCCGTGTTGGTTTCCGCACTGCGAGGCCGCCGTCGTTATGGCGGCTTGGCTGAATCGGGCCACTCGGGCGATGTTTCGAACTCGGACCCTATTGGATAA
- a CDS encoding IS5 family transposase, producing MGERAAYPSDLTDEQWAVVGAFLQAWKDRHPSVSGHQGRYELREIVNAIFYQNRTGCQWAYLPHDLPPKSATYYYFALWRDDGTDQVIHDLLRCQARERAGRQEDPTAVVLDTQSIRAANHVPAATTGKDAAKKVPGRKRGLAVDALGLIIAVVVTAASVTDNAIGVKLLDNVVAHTPTVTKAWVDAGFKDDVQIHGAVNGIDVEQVKRFDTTAGFVPIARRWVVEQTNGTLMLHRRLVREYSSRPASAVSRTWWASTANLIRRLTGTTTPSWRDPGHQR from the coding sequence ATGGGTGAGCGGGCGGCGTATCCGAGCGACCTGACCGATGAGCAGTGGGCGGTGGTCGGAGCGTTCCTGCAGGCGTGGAAGGACCGACACCCGTCGGTGTCCGGGCATCAGGGCCGTTACGAGCTGCGGGAGATCGTGAACGCGATCTTCTACCAGAACCGGACCGGTTGTCAGTGGGCGTACCTGCCGCACGACCTGCCGCCGAAGTCTGCCACGTACTACTACTTCGCTCTGTGGCGTGATGATGGCACCGACCAGGTGATTCATGATCTGCTGCGCTGTCAGGCGCGGGAGAGGGCCGGCCGCCAGGAGGATCCGACCGCGGTGGTGTTGGACACCCAGTCGATCCGGGCCGCCAACCATGTCCCGGCCGCGACGACCGGCAAGGACGCCGCGAAGAAGGTCCCGGGCCGTAAACGGGGCCTCGCGGTGGACGCCCTGGGGCTGATCATCGCGGTCGTGGTCACCGCCGCGTCGGTCACCGACAACGCGATCGGCGTGAAGCTGCTGGACAACGTCGTGGCGCACACCCCGACGGTGACCAAGGCGTGGGTGGACGCCGGGTTCAAAGACGACGTGCAGATTCACGGCGCGGTGAACGGTATCGACGTCGAGCAGGTCAAACGGTTCGACACCACGGCCGGGTTCGTGCCGATCGCCCGCCGGTGGGTGGTGGAGCAGACCAACGGCACGCTGATGCTGCACCGCCGGCTGGTGCGCGAGTACTCGAGCCGACCCGCCTCGGCGGTGTCACGCACCTGGTGGGCCTCGACGGCGAACCTCATCCGCCGGCTGACCGGCACCACCACGCCGTCCTGGCGCGACCCAGGCCACCAGCGGTGA
- a CDS encoding CU044_2847 family protein — MASLAQIRLEDGGWILVEAAEVTDGPVKAGRIGEAIRELPTSLQAALAPVTGAARTILDQLRKAGPSEVEVEFGVNLAMQTGAVITMSETACHLTVRLTWHNDEADQNPR; from the coding sequence GTGGCGAGCCTGGCTCAGATTCGGTTAGAAGATGGCGGCTGGATCCTGGTGGAGGCAGCAGAGGTAACCGATGGGCCTGTGAAGGCCGGACGAATCGGCGAAGCGATCCGCGAGTTGCCAACTAGTTTGCAGGCGGCGTTGGCGCCGGTGACGGGCGCGGCCCGGACCATATTGGACCAGCTACGTAAGGCCGGCCCGTCCGAGGTTGAGGTGGAGTTCGGGGTCAACCTGGCTATGCAGACCGGGGCAGTGATCACCATGAGTGAGACCGCCTGTCATCTGACGGTGAGGCTGACCTGGCACAACGACGAGGCCGACCAGAACCCTCGCTGA